From the Daucus carota subsp. sativus chromosome 8, DH1 v3.0, whole genome shotgun sequence genome, one window contains:
- the LOC108197187 gene encoding ras-related protein RABA5a: protein MELSSGEEKPEDYLFKIVLIGDSAVGKSNLLARFARNEFNPNSKSTIGVEFQTQKMEIKGKEVKAQIWDTAGQERFRAVTSAYYRGAVGALVVYDISRRQTFDSIGRWLNELHTHSDMNVVTILVGNKSDLEDAREVSSSEGKSVAEAQGLFFMETSARDSSNVTAAFQTVVKEIYDILTRKVMQSQDFKKPEPGNGKTVVLNPDDKQDVGEAPKTSGCCSS, encoded by the exons ATGGAACTTTCATCTGGTGAAGAGAAACCCGAGGACTATCTTTTCAAGATTGTACTAATCGGTGATTCAGCTGTTGGAAAGTCAAACTTGCTCGCAAGATTTGCAAGAAATGAGTTTAATCCcaattcaaaatcaacaataGGAGTTGAGTTCCAGACCCAGAAAATGGAGATTAAGGGAAAGGAAGTTAAAGCACAGATCTGGGACACAGCTGGTCAAGAGCGTTTTAGGGCTGTTACATCTGCATACTATAGAGGTGCAGTGGGAGCTCTTGTGGTATATGACATCAGTAGACGACAAACTTTTGATAGCATTGGCAGATGGCTTAACGAACTTCACA CTCATTCAGACATGAATGTTGTTACCATACTTGTCGGCAACAAGAGTGATCTTGAAGATGCCAGGGAGGTTTCTTCATCTGAAGGGAAAAGTGTAGCGGAGGCGCAGGGTCTTTTTTTCATGGAAACCTCAGCTCGTGATTCGTCAAATGTTACTGCTGCTTTTCAGACAGTAGTGAAAGAGATTTATGACATCTTGACCCGGAAAGTTATGCAATCCCAAGATTTCAAGAAACCAGAGCCCGGGAATGGCAAGACTGTAGTCCTGAATCCGGATGATAAACAGGATGTAGGTGAAGCACCAAAAACATCAGGGTGCTGTTCATCTTAG